A stretch of DNA from Granulicella pectinivorans:
GCCTCCGCCTTGCCGGTCGTCATCACCGCTCCGAAGGTGCGAATGTCGAAGTAGTTCTGGCACATCCAGGCGCGGGCCTTGTCGACAGACTTGCCGTCCGGCTCCACGCCCAACGCCTTGTAGGCCTCGCGTTGCTCGTTCGCGAGAATGCCGCGTTCTTTGACGAAGATATTGTTCGGCGCTGCAAATTCGCGTGTCAATCCGACATAGTTGCGAATCTTGCGTTTGATCGCCACATCGGTGACGAGGCCTGTACCAGTCTCGGGGTCGACCCGTGGCGCGTTATCGGCGTCGGGGTCGCCGTTGGGATTGCCATGGCGCACGTCGAACAGCAGAACGATTTCGTAGCGCTTCTCAAGGACGGTATCCTGTGTGAACTCGGGGCGGTTCATGCTGCGGTCTCCTCTTCAGTGGATGGTGCGTTATCAGTGGGCGCGACGCCGTCGGCCTTGCGGAAGAAGCTTTGCCTTTGGTGGTAGTAGCCCAGGCCGAAGCGACCCTGTTCTTCCAAAGTCAGTGCATCCTGCAACTCTTCCGGACTGAGAAGAGACAACAACCTGCCAAACTCACGGTCGGTCTTAATGGCCATTCCCGGAATGTCTCGTTTTGCCTTGGCCAGGTGGTAGCGGTAAAGCTTCAGCAATTCGGTCAGCACGACACCGGGCCGTATCGAGGCCATACTGTAAAAGCGATCGACCACGGTACGGTTGAGGCCCTGCGATTGCGCCAGCGCCTGCATACGCTCCGACACGGCCAGCACACGGCCGAAGACATAGGCCTTCTCCGTGCTGTCTACGTCAAGTCCCTTTTTCATGGTCTCCTCGGTGTGCGTGATCTTTTCTCCGGTCGATGCGGATAGGCCGTTGCTGACAAAGTAAAAATGCAGCAGCGCGGCCCTCTCGGGGCTTAGCTTGCGCTGGCCTTTGCGGAGGTCCTGCTGCTCGACACGAATGCGCGTGACCACCCCAGTCAGGAAGCTGCGCGAGAGCGGTTGCGCGAAGAGTGCGGCGAGCCATAGCTCGGTCGCCAACTCCGCAGGCAGGCGGTCGAGCTCGCCGTTCAGCACCATCGACTTCAACAAACGGAACTGTGGCAATGGCGTATCACGATCGAAACGATCCACATCGATGGCCGCGAAGTAGAGGCGGAGGTTGCGGTCGACCTCGTCTACCGTGCCGGTATGGATGCGCCGTACGATAGCCCGGCCCTGCACCCCGGTCAGGATGAGGCAATAGAACCGCGCGGCATTCGAGAGTGCGAGCTTTGTTCCCTCGCGCGGCGTGCTTAGCAACTCGGTGACCCGTTTCGGCTCGTCGCGAAGCAAGGCGAGCCCTTCGATGAGTGGATCATCGTTGTCCCCCCAGTAGACGGCTGTAGTGTCGCCGTTCAACACGGTGTTGAGCGCTCCCGCAAGGTTGCCCGTGCGCGGGTTGATGTAGCGCTGCCGGGTGAGTCGGCGCAGGCTCTCAACATAGGCGGTCATGCACTCGCTACATACGGGGGCGTTGGCGTTGCCGGACCAGCCGTAGCTCTCGAAAGCCTCCGAGTTAAAGCTAACCATCGGAACACCGCTGGTAGAGCCACCTCGGATCTGGATTTGATTGTGGATGGCGGCGGGCGTACGCGCCTCGCCGCAAACCAGGCACTGGATCTTCGCAGGATCTTCCTGCTCCGGACCAACGCTCTCGCTCCAGTGCAACCGCAACGCCTCAAGCTCGTGCAGTTCTTCGTCTTCAACGCTGAAGGTAAAGAGATCGTTGTCGGCGAAATCCTTATAGCCGAGGAGGGCGACGGTACACTTGGCACGCTCGGTCTCGTTGGAAAGAAACGCAAGCAGTGACGCAAGCTCGGGCGGCGCGTCGGTTCCTGCAGCGCGCTCCAGCAGCTGGCGGTAGGCTGCGTGACGCTCGATATTCTTCGGATCGTCTGAGGCTCCTGTAGCGTCAAGGCCAAGCACATATTTGGCATTGTCAACGAGAAAGTTCGCCTTGACCCTCGAGGATCGAACCTGCCGCCGAGGAATGACCATCAACTTGGCCTCCGAGCGCGGCCTCTTCTTGCTGCCGGCGGGCAGCGTCTCCGGTGTGTTTGTGTCGTAGAGCTGGCGGAAACGGCCATCGCGATGCAGTTCGATGACCCAGCGCACCGGTTTGCTCTCGAAGGCGGGATCGTCGACCAGGCCCTCGCGCAGGGCGAGTTCGCGCAGCGATTGCAGAATCATGCGCGCCGCTCCGGAACCGTGACCACCCCGTGGCGCAGTGCCGCGGGGAAGAAGTAGGCCTCGTTCGCGATCGTTCCGGCGTGGATCGCGCCGAA
This window harbors:
- the cas8c gene encoding type I-C CRISPR-associated protein Cas8c/Csd1; this encodes MILQSLRELALREGLVDDPAFESKPVRWVIELHRDGRFRQLYDTNTPETLPAGSKKRPRSEAKLMVIPRRQVRSSRVKANFLVDNAKYVLGLDATGASDDPKNIERHAAYRQLLERAAGTDAPPELASLLAFLSNETERAKCTVALLGYKDFADNDLFTFSVEDEELHELEALRLHWSESVGPEQEDPAKIQCLVCGEARTPAAIHNQIQIRGGSTSGVPMVSFNSEAFESYGWSGNANAPVCSECMTAYVESLRRLTRQRYINPRTGNLAGALNTVLNGDTTAVYWGDNDDPLIEGLALLRDEPKRVTELLSTPREGTKLALSNAARFYCLILTGVQGRAIVRRIHTGTVDEVDRNLRLYFAAIDVDRFDRDTPLPQFRLLKSMVLNGELDRLPAELATELWLAALFAQPLSRSFLTGVVTRIRVEQQDLRKGQRKLSPERAALLHFYFVSNGLSASTGEKITHTEETMKKGLDVDSTEKAYVFGRVLAVSERMQALAQSQGLNRTVVDRFYSMASIRPGVVLTELLKLYRYHLAKAKRDIPGMAIKTDREFGRLLSLLSPEELQDALTLEEQGRFGLGYYHQRQSFFRKADGVAPTDNAPSTEEETAA